From Leptotrichia wadei, one genomic window encodes:
- a CDS encoding ATP-binding protein, translating to MAKKEELQRLTAEQMFQDEIDALIKAEKNPIPTGWKMSPKSVLTYICGGKAGRKVITPKYIGNKRLVEIAISTLVTDRALLLIGEPGTAKSWLSEHLTAAINGDSTRVIQGTAGTTEEQIRYSWNYAMLIAEGPTKDALIPSPIYKAMEDGAIARVEEISRCASEVQDALISLLSEKRMSVPELNVEIPAKKGFSIIATANTRDKGVNEMSAALKRRFNIVVLPSPNTLEAEIDIVRSRVTQLAGNLDLNAKLPEEEVIEKVCTVFRELRQGVTLDGRQKIKPTANVLSTAEAISLLANSMALAGSFGDGEISDYDLAAGLQGAVVKEDSKDGQIWEEYLENIMKKRGSEWLDLYKECKALNKATK from the coding sequence ATGGCTAAAAAAGAAGAATTACAAAGATTAACAGCAGAACAGATGTTTCAAGATGAAATTGATGCGTTAATTAAGGCGGAAAAAAATCCAATACCTACTGGATGGAAAATGTCACCTAAATCAGTGTTGACGTATATTTGTGGAGGTAAAGCTGGAAGAAAAGTGATAACGCCTAAATATATTGGAAATAAAAGATTGGTTGAGATTGCAATTTCGACTTTGGTTACGGATAGGGCATTGTTGTTGATTGGGGAGCCAGGAACTGCGAAATCTTGGTTGTCGGAGCATTTGACGGCGGCGATAAATGGAGATTCGACACGAGTTATTCAAGGGACAGCGGGAACGACTGAAGAGCAAATTAGATACTCTTGGAATTATGCGATGTTGATTGCAGAAGGGCCTACAAAAGATGCATTGATACCAAGTCCGATTTATAAAGCGATGGAAGATGGGGCGATTGCTAGAGTAGAAGAAATTTCTCGTTGTGCGTCAGAAGTGCAAGATGCGTTGATTTCTTTGTTGTCAGAAAAAAGAATGAGTGTACCTGAATTGAATGTAGAAATTCCAGCTAAAAAAGGGTTCTCTATTATTGCAACTGCGAATACTCGTGATAAGGGAGTTAATGAAATGTCGGCAGCGTTAAAGAGACGTTTTAATATTGTGGTGTTACCAAGTCCGAATACACTTGAAGCAGAGATAGATATTGTTAGAAGTAGAGTTACGCAACTTGCAGGAAATTTGGATTTAAATGCGAAATTGCCTGAAGAGGAAGTTATTGAAAAAGTTTGTACGGTATTTAGAGAATTGCGTCAAGGTGTTACGTTAGATGGAAGACAAAAGATAAAGCCGACTGCAAATGTGTTATCGACTGCAGAAGCTATTTCACTTTTAGCGAATAGTATGGCGTTGGCTGGAAGTTTTGGGGATGGAGAGATATCAGATTATGACTTGGCGGCAGGATTGCAGGGAGCTGTAGTAAAAGAAGATAGTAAAGATGGGCAAATTTGGGAAGAATATTTGGAAAATATTATGAAAAAACGAGGTTCAGAATGGCTGGATCTTTACAAAGAATGTAAGGCACTTAACAAAGCTACTAAATAA